The following are encoded in a window of Sutcliffiella horikoshii genomic DNA:
- the glcD gene encoding glycolate oxidase subunit GlcD — translation MISERLKKQFIHIVGSENYLDSKAEKLVYSYDATPNYQAMPDAIIVPRNTEEVSQIVRLCNEHKIPLVPRGSGTNLCAGTCPTEGGIVLLFTRMNKLLELDEENLTATVQPGLVTLDMIQAVEAKGLFYPPDPSSMKISTIGGNINENSGGLRGLKYGVTRDYVLALEAVMPNGDVIRTGGKLAKDVAGYDLTRLFVGSEGTLCIITEATLKLVPMPETKQTMLALYQDIEAAAKTVSTIISNKIIPATLEFLDQPTLEVVEDFAKIGLPTDVQAVLLIEQDGPLEVVARDMQKIQEICLAERAVSVQVAQSELEAEALRTARRSALSALARLKPTTILEDATVPRSEVAAMVKAINEIAIKHQVKICTFGHAGDGNLHPTVATDARDHEEMERVEAAFEDIFAKAIELGGTITGEHGVGMMKAPYLEWKLGAEGIAAMKAIKLAFDPNNIMNPGKVFAKESRKRVVVSR, via the coding sequence ATGATAAGTGAACGGTTAAAAAAGCAATTCATCCATATTGTAGGATCCGAAAATTATTTGGACAGCAAGGCCGAAAAGCTTGTCTATTCCTATGATGCCACACCAAATTATCAAGCAATGCCGGATGCTATCATCGTTCCCCGCAACACAGAAGAAGTCTCTCAAATCGTAAGACTATGCAACGAACACAAGATTCCACTCGTCCCTAGAGGATCCGGCACCAACCTTTGCGCAGGAACCTGTCCAACAGAAGGCGGTATCGTGCTCCTTTTCACCCGCATGAACAAGCTCCTTGAGTTGGATGAAGAGAACTTAACAGCGACCGTTCAGCCTGGCCTTGTCACCCTTGATATGATTCAAGCGGTTGAAGCGAAAGGGCTATTTTATCCACCAGATCCAAGCTCCATGAAAATATCCACGATTGGCGGAAACATTAATGAAAATTCAGGTGGATTGCGCGGATTAAAATACGGTGTAACGCGAGACTATGTGCTTGCATTGGAGGCCGTTATGCCGAATGGGGATGTCATCCGGACGGGCGGCAAGCTGGCGAAGGATGTTGCAGGTTATGACCTTACAAGACTATTTGTCGGTTCAGAAGGAACGCTTTGCATCATCACAGAAGCAACGTTGAAACTTGTGCCCATGCCGGAAACGAAGCAGACGATGCTTGCCCTCTATCAAGATATCGAGGCCGCAGCCAAAACCGTTTCCACCATCATTTCCAATAAGATCATCCCTGCTACACTTGAGTTTCTAGATCAGCCGACCCTTGAGGTTGTGGAGGATTTTGCTAAAATCGGCCTCCCTACAGACGTGCAGGCTGTTCTTCTGATTGAGCAGGACGGCCCGCTTGAAGTGGTGGCAAGGGATATGCAAAAAATACAGGAGATTTGTCTGGCAGAAAGGGCTGTTTCCGTTCAGGTGGCTCAATCTGAACTAGAAGCAGAAGCATTACGTACCGCCCGACGCTCTGCTTTATCCGCACTCGCAAGACTGAAGCCGACGACGATACTCGAGGATGCAACGGTCCCACGCTCGGAAGTCGCCGCAATGGTAAAAGCGATCAATGAGATTGCGATCAAGCACCAGGTGAAAATCTGTACATTCGGACATGCAGGGGACGGCAATCTTCACCCTACAGTTGCGACGGACGCTCGTGACCACGAAGAAATGGAACGGGTCGAAGCGGCATTTGAAGACATTTTTGCAAAGGCAATTGAACTTGGCGGAACCATCACCGGCGAGCACGGTGTCGGAATGATGAAGGCACCTTACCTGGAGTGGAAGCTAGGGGCAGAAGGTATCGCAGCCATGAAGGCTATTAAACTGGCATTCGACCCGAACAACATCATGAATCCCGGCAAGGTTTTTGCGAAGGAATCCAGAAAACGGGTGGTGGTGTCAAGATGA
- a CDS encoding CdaR family transcriptional regulator, whose translation MLRTSLAKKIIREVKNFIEEDLIIVDTSGIIVASTDPDRLSNFHEGAYLAAAEKQMRVISKQDETTLSGVKAGITLPLFHQQKVVGVIGITGTPEKVLPYGELIKKMTELLIQESHYQDQFEWEARSMETFVFDWLLEDGPSTSIKKRAEVLGINMEVNRQVILIEFQTSEAFMKTKRWHFSEMDVDLKKEDIFVQWGQNRLILLLASHNTLNREPLLKMLKNIQSQLQSYIAAPIFMGIGKACNYSSLKDSYLEAERALNACSMDVPIIFEEDLRLEMILQAIPFEVKKEFAQRLLSPIISEKDLLETIQVYFTFHLSLKETAKAMHIHVNTLHYRLRKVEMLTGLELKKPHDLTTLYLAACFWMILQKSTS comes from the coding sequence TTGCTACGAACATCCCTTGCCAAAAAGATCATAAGAGAAGTGAAAAATTTTATAGAAGAAGACTTAATTATCGTCGATACATCCGGTATCATCGTTGCAAGCACAGACCCTGATAGACTTAGTAATTTCCATGAAGGGGCATATCTTGCAGCAGCAGAAAAGCAAATGCGTGTGATATCAAAACAGGATGAAACAACTCTATCCGGTGTAAAAGCCGGCATCACCCTTCCCCTCTTCCATCAGCAAAAAGTTGTTGGCGTAATCGGTATTACAGGAACGCCAGAAAAAGTGCTTCCATACGGGGAATTGATCAAAAAAATGACAGAGCTATTGATTCAAGAAAGTCATTATCAGGACCAATTTGAATGGGAAGCAAGATCAATGGAAACATTTGTGTTTGATTGGTTATTGGAAGACGGGCCATCCACTTCCATTAAAAAACGTGCGGAAGTGCTAGGAATAAACATGGAAGTGAATCGACAAGTTATTTTAATAGAGTTTCAGACAAGTGAAGCGTTCATGAAAACAAAGAGATGGCATTTTTCCGAAATGGATGTGGACCTGAAGAAGGAAGACATTTTTGTGCAATGGGGACAGAACAGACTGATATTACTTCTGGCAAGCCATAATACTTTGAACAGAGAACCACTCCTTAAGATGCTGAAAAATATCCAATCTCAACTTCAAAGCTATATCGCTGCACCTATTTTTATGGGAATTGGGAAAGCATGCAACTATTCTTCGTTAAAAGATTCCTATCTGGAGGCTGAAAGAGCTCTGAACGCCTGTTCGATGGATGTGCCGATTATATTTGAAGAAGACCTTCGCCTTGAAATGATATTGCAAGCAATCCCTTTTGAGGTGAAGAAAGAATTTGCTCAACGTCTCCTATCACCTATCATATCGGAGAAGGATTTACTTGAAACAATTCAGGTCTATTTTACCTTCCACTTATCCTTGAAAGAGACGGCCAAAGCCATGCATATCCATGTTAATACTTTGCATTACCGCTTACGTAAAGTGGAGATGTTAACTGGTTTAGAACTGAAAAAACCGCATGATTTGACTACTCTTTACCTAGCTGCATGCTTTTGGATGATTCTACAAAAAAGCACTAGTTGA
- a CDS encoding pyridoxamine 5'-phosphate oxidase family protein: MTTDLKSKITSMFSNHKIGTLATIRGDRPYSRFMLFFNEDLVLYCATNEHTHKIEDIKANPHVHILLGMEGTSWKEPYAEIEAQASFEDSADLKKKFWDEKLSEWIKSPDDPEYLLLKLTPSVIRYHEKAGSEAEVLK, encoded by the coding sequence ATGACTACCGACTTAAAAAGCAAGATCACGTCGATGTTCAGTAACCATAAGATCGGGACGCTCGCAACAATAAGAGGGGACCGCCCATACTCCCGTTTCATGCTTTTCTTCAATGAAGATTTGGTATTGTACTGTGCAACAAACGAGCACACTCATAAAATTGAAGACATAAAAGCGAACCCACATGTACATATCCTTCTAGGCATGGAGGGCACAAGTTGGAAGGAGCCTTACGCTGAAATTGAGGCACAAGCAAGCTTTGAAGACAGTGCAGATCTGAAAAAGAAATTCTGGGATGAGAAATTATCTGAATGGATTAAAAGTCCAGACGACCCAGAGTATTTGCTTCTAAAACTGACGCCTTCTGTTATTCGGTATCATGAGAAGGCAGGCAGTGAAGCAGAAGTGTTGAAATAG